One window from the genome of Anser cygnoides isolate HZ-2024a breed goose chromosome 8, Taihu_goose_T2T_genome, whole genome shotgun sequence encodes:
- the LOC106033998 gene encoding vitellogenin-2-like — protein MMQITIKKSQNVYELQEAGIEGICQTRYIIQDDSKNNRATVSKSKDLTDCQDRAVKNMGMAYIRPCPTCPLKVRNVKGTTMSTYKMKYDDSGVLITFATSEQVYQVSPFNEPEGAAGMEARQALVLVDIKSTPINVPEAQLQNQGSLRYHFSEELLQMPIPLIRIKNADGQLTETLRQLVKNNEEGDTKEASAKFLQMVQLFRLVTLDQINSLWEQFASEPPHRHWFLSAVCAAGATDTFQFLKQKIHDKKLNIWEAAVALPLAFHFVTPNKQTLEVASSFLTCPQIQKAPMLRILVYLGYGSMVNKYCAQPSFCPNELLQPLHDLAAEAASRNRAEDMALALKAIGNAGEPASIKRILKFLPTFSPAATALPSRIHADAVLALRKIARKDPAKVREISLQIFMDNTLAPNVRMMACVVLFETKPALPIVAAMATSLLTDTSLQVASFTYSHMKALAVGRIPQLYNLSAACNIAIKLLSPRLDRLSYRYSKVIHAGGYSHVYKAGAIWRVYLMNSPNTMFPSDIITKVRGYYANTATDIIEVALRSQSLINTIRQQNIPFAEYDTYKTLKELGKTFLGWKELPPEDPLVSAYIKILGQEIAFVDVDNKVIQQTIMSLTGSSNWQPVVKKAVDEVQRGISGRWTVPTMVAELRHIVPTVVGMPLELSLCGAALAQAVADVDIQLSPPLSDNFRPSQLLETNMDIHADMQPKVYFHMIAMMGINTQYFQSGLEFHAEFSANTTMKFDARVNMKEKNLKIETLPCHEEVELAAVRSEAYAISRNMEEADSEKKTHILPKGEITNISNQKFQSSEVSSRAESWKQRNIPSVIPKGYQQGSEEEHHDSIGQRSYARVFCRKLSSLGCSACLSLKSHNSAFLRNTYLHKLVGELEAKIVLKPDHTDADIEKIQLEIQAGPKAASKIIDVASSGSKEEEETSLYENIKAKLKKILGIENVFKVANKTWHHKKRIHSKVKTALTDLWVEPSANPLSSSSSSSTASSADGKEPENKHENEEIRQFGKKHGSSSRSSKGSSSSSSSAGSDSSTICSSSRQDRSGDKHCSGDSEYPNQQAHLPIYQFWFKPADEQDSQREVLNSSSSSSSSSSSSSSVSDEGISTAMSQPKFLGDSKPPILAAVLRAIRRNEQPTGFQLVLYADRQPIGFRIQIFVSSITESNRWKLCADASVINSHKASGSLKWGTDCQDYHIATQIATGKFASHPAMQMKLVWPKVPSSVRRTARWFYRYLPGAAYMLGYSQRQQRGPSRQTTMVMALTSPRTCDVVLRLPEITIYNRAIRLPLPFPSSPGTLTSTLPSPDWDIFSQTAFSIIENLKAHCSVSQNVITTFNGVEFNYSMPANCFHVLAQDCSPELKFLVMMKRLEESADLIAINVRLASHKVDMYVSNGRIQLKINGVQTPTDVPYTPSSDASMLISSEKEGLSLKAPEYGIDKLYYDGHRFEIQVAFWMAGKTCGICGKYDAEKEREYQMPSGYLAKDAVSFAQSWIVSEDACTGACKLQRRFVKVEKPVAFDKKVSKCFSMEPVLHCAEGCSATRTVPISVGFHCVPADSTLNPEEEQMRLDQKSEDLVSTVDAHTACSCEQQSCSA, from the exons ATGATGCAGATAACGATCAAGAAGTCACAAAATGTGTACGAACTACAGGAG GCTGGCATTGAAGGCATCTGCCAAACCAGATACATTATTCAGGACGACAGCAAGAATAACCGTGCCACCGTTTCCAAAAGCAAGGACCTGACCGACTGCCAGGACAGAGCGGTGAAGAACATGGGCATGGCTTACATCCGCCCCTGCCCCACCTGCCCCCTG AAAGTCAGAAACGTTAAGGGCACGACGATGTCCACTTACAAGATGAAGTATGATGACAGCGGGGTTTTGATAACGTTTGCTACGTCGGAGCAGGTGTACCAGGTCTCTCCGTTCAACGAGCCCGAAGGCGCAGCAGGCATGGAGGCAAG ACAAGCACTGGTTTTGGTCGACATTAAAAGCACTCCCATAAATGTACCAGAAGCTCAACTGCAAAACCAGGGAAGTCTTCGTTATCATTTCTCAGAAGAGCTGCTCCAGATGCCAATTCCTCTCATAAGGATCAAAAATGCAGATGGGCAG TTAACAGAAACTCTGCGACAATTAGTTAAGAATAATGAGGAAGGAGACACTAAAGAAGCTTCAGCCAAGTTCTTACAAATGGTTCAGCTGTTCCGTCTAGTGACCCTTGATCAAATCAACTCTTTGTGGGAGCAGTTTGCCAGTGAACCTCCACACAG GCACTGGTTCCTGAGCgctgtctgtgctgctggagctaCTGACACGTTCCAGTTCCTTAAACAAAAAATCCATGATAAGAAGCTGAACATCTGGGAAGCAGCTGTTGCTCTCCCTCTTGCCTTCCATTTCGTTACGCCCAACAAGCAAACCCTAGAAGTTGCCTCA tctTTTCTGACCTGTCCCCAAATTCAGAAAGCACCGATGCTTCGAATACTTGTTTACCTGGGGTATGGTAGCATGGTAAATAAATACTGTGCTCAGCCTTCATTTTGTCCTAATGAACTTCTTCAG ccaCTCCACGACCTTGCTGCTGAAGCTGCCAGCAGAAACCGTGCTGAAGACATGGCCTTGGCCCTGAAAGCTATAGGCAACGCAGGAGAGCCGGCCAGTATCAAACGCATCCTGAAGTTTTTGCCAACATTTTCACCTGCTGCTACTGCATTACCGAGCAGAATTCATGCTGATGCTGTGCTGGCCCTGAGGAAAATTGCCAGAAAAGACCCTGCAAAA GTAAGGGAGATCTCTCTCCAGATCTTTATGGACAATACACTTGCTCCTAATGTCCGCATGATGGCTTGTGTTGTCCTCTTTGAAACAAAGCCTGCTCTTCCAATTGTAGCAGCTATGGCCACCTCGCTGCTGACGGACACCAGCCTACAAGTAGCCAGCTTCACGTACTCACACATGAAGGCTTTGGCAGTAGGCAGGATCCCACAGCTCTACAATCT ATCTGCTGCTTGCAACATTGCCATTAAACTACTGAGCCCCAGACTTGACAGGCTGAGCTATCGTTACAGCAAGGTCATTCATGCTGGTGGTTATTCCC ATGTGTATAAGGCTGGTGCAATTTGGAGGGTCTATCTAATGAACAGTCCCAACACTATGTTTCCATCTGATATAATCACAAAAGTAAGAGGATATTATGCAAATACTGCAACAGACATTATAGAG GTGGCTCTCCGATCACAAAGCCTAATCAATACTATCAGGCAGCAGAATATTCCCTTTGCTGAATATGATACATACAAGACACTGAAGGAACTTGGTAAAACG TTTCTGGGATGGAAAGAATTGCCTCCGGAAGACCCTCTGGTGTCTGCTTACATCAAAATATTGGGCCAGGAGATTGCCTTTGTTGACGTTGATAACAAAGTCATTCAGCAGACCATAATG AGTCTGACTGGATCATCAAACTGGCAGCCAGTGGTGAAAAAAGCAGTGGATGAGGTCCAGCGAGGCATTTCAGGCCGATGGACCGTGCCGACGATGGTGGCCGAGCTGCGGCACATTGTCCCCACGGTGGTTGGCATGCCGCTGGAGCTCAGCCTGTGCGGCGCTGCGCTGGCTCAGGCTGTGGCCGATG TTGATATTCAGCTGTCACCACCATTATCTGACAATTTTAGACCATCACAGTTGTTGGAAACCAACATGGATATTCACGCTGATATGCAGCCAAA AGTATATTTCCATATGATTGCAATGATGGGGATTAATACGCAATACTTTCAGAGCGGTCTTGAATTTCACGCAGAGTTCAGTGCCAACACTACAATGAAATTTGATGCCAGGGTtaatatgaaagagaaaaatttgAAGATTGAAACCCTTCCTTGCCACGAGGAGGTTGAGCTTGCAGCTGTAAG GAGTGAAGCTTACGCTATTTCAAGAAACATGGAAGAAGCAGATTCCGAAAAGAAGACCCATATTCTCCCCAAAGGAGAAATAACAAATATCTCCAATCAGAAGTTTCAGTCATCAGAAGTATCTTCAAGAGCCGAAAGCTGGAAG CAAAGAAATATTCCTAGCGTGATACCCAAGGGATACCAGCAAGGCTCAGAAGAGGAACATCATGACAGTATAGGACAAAGATCTTATGCACGTGTCTTCTGTAGAAAATTATCCAGTTTGGGATGTTCTGCTTGTCTCAGCCTAAAGTCACATAATTCTGCTTTCTTAAGAAATACTTATCTGCACAAATTAGTTGGAGAACTTGAAGCCAAGATAGTTTTGAAGCCAG ATCATACAGATGCTGATATTGAAAAAATACAGCTGGAGATTCAGGCTGGGCCCAAAGCTGCTTCCAAAATAATCGATGTAGCAAGTTCAGGGTctaaagaagaggaggagacaTCTCTGTATGAGAACATTAAAGCTAAACTGAAGAAGATCCTAGGCATTGAAAATGTGTTCAAG GTCGCAAATAAGACATGGCACCATAAGAAACGGATTCACAGCAAAGTAAAGACTGCTCTTACAGACCTCTGGGTAGAGCCCAGTGCAAACCCCCTCTCCAGTTCGTCTTCTTCTTCCACTGCTTCCTCTGCTGATGGTAAGGAGcctgaaaataaacatgagaACGAAGAAATAAGGCAATTTGGGAAGaagcatggcagcagcagcaggagcagcaagggcagtagcagcagcagcagcagcgctggctCTGACAGCAGTACgatctgcagcagcagcagacaggaCCGCTCTGGAGACAAACACTGTAGTGGGGATAGTGAATATCCCAACCAACAG GCACATCTACCCATTTACCAGTTTTGGTTCAAGCCAGCAGATGAACAG GACTCACAAAGGGAAGTTCtgaatagcagcagcagcagcagcagcagcagctcctcttcttcttcagttAGTGATGAAGGCATCTCTACAGCTATGTCTCAG CCTAAATTCTTGGGAGACAGCAAGCCACCAATACTGGCTGCAGTTCTTCGTGCCATCAGAAGAAACGAGCAGCCGACAGGATTCCAGCTCGTACTGTACGCTGACAGACAGCCCATCGGATTCAGGatacagatttttgtttcaagCATCACAGAGTCAAATAGATGGAAACTCTGTGCTGATGCTTCAGTAATAAATTCCCATAAAGCTTCG GGTTCCCTTAAATGGGGTACAGATTGCCAGGACTACCACATTGCTACTCAGATTGCAACAGGGAAATTTGCTTCTCATCCAGCTATGCAGATGAAGCTGGTGTGGCCAAAAGTACCTTCAAGTGTCCGAAGAACAGCAAGATG gttcTACAGATATCTTCCAGGGGCTGCATATATGCTTGGGTACTCCCAAAGGCAACAGCGTGGTCCCTCTCGCCAGACAACCATGGTTATGGCTCTGACATCTCCAAGAACCTGCGATGTGGTCCTCAGGCTACCTGAG ATCACAATTTACAACAGAGCTATCAGGCTTCCCCTACCATTCCCTTCAAGTCCAGGTACTCTGACTTCAACGCTACCATCTCCTGACTGGGACATCTTTTCCCAAACAGCCTTTTCAATCATTGAAAACCTTAAAG CTCATTGTTCAGTCTCCCAAAATGTGATCACAACCTTCAATGGAGTTGAGTTTAACTATTCAATGCCTGCGAATTGCTTCCACGTCTTGGCACAGGATTGTAGTCCAGAACTGAAATTCTTAGTTATGATGAAAAGACTTGAAGAATCTGCTGACCTTATAGCAATAAATGTCAGACTCGCCAGCCA TAAGGTTGACATGTATGTTTCCAATGGACGCATCCAGTTGAAGATTAATGGTGTTCAAACCCCAACAGATGTTCCGTACACACCCAGTTCTG ATGCAAGCATGCTGATCAGCAGTGAAAAGGAAGGCTTGTCATTAAAAGCCCCTGAATATGGCATAGATAAACTGTATTACGATGGACATAGATTTGag aTTCAGGTTGCTTTCTGGATGGCTGGGAAGACATGTGGTATTTGTGGAAAATATGATgctgagaaggaaagggaatATCAAATGCCCAGTGGATACTTAGCTAAAGATGCAGTGAGTTTTGCCCAGTCTTGGATCGTCTCAGAAGATGCCTGTACTGGAG cttgCAAGCTGCAGCGTAGATTTGTCAAAGTTGAGAAGCCAGTTGCATTTGACAAAAAGGTCTCAAAATGCTTTTCCATGGAGCCAGTTTTACACTGTGCAGAAGGCTGCTCAGCGACCAGAACTGTTCCCATCTCTGTGGGTTTCCACTGTGTACCAGCTG ACTCCACTCTCAACCCAGAGGAGGAACAGATGAGGTTAGACCAGAAGTCTGAGGATTTAGTGAGCACGGTGGATGCTCACACGGCATGTTCCTGCGAACAGCAGTCGTGCTCAGCGTGA
- the CTBS gene encoding di-N-acetylchitobiase — protein MGGPRDGWLLPLGLLQLLGGAGAAACPCREPRLCRPVTGTGGPEVFVFDVGKNAWKSYDWSKITTVAAFGKYDPELMCHAHSKGARVVLKGDVPLKEIVDPAKRTAWISQQVDLAKKQYMDGINIDIEQEVNETSPEYYALTELVKETTDAFHREIPGSQVTFDVAWSPACIDKRCYNYTGIADACDFLFVMSYDEQSQIWTDCVAKANAPYLQTLIGYEEYITMGIDPKKLVMGVPWYGYDYVCLNLSEDHVCSLSKIPFRGAPCSDAAGRQVPYGAIMKQVNSSISGVLWNEVQKSPFYEYKDSLGQFHQVWFDDPRSISLKAAYVKNRGLRGIGMWNGNSLDYSREAAAEQQTEAMWQALTLYWETNIKQ, from the exons ATGGGGGGGCCGCGGGACGGGTGGCTGCTGCCCCTcggcctcctgcagctgctggggggtGCCGGAGCCGCAGCCTGCCCCTGTCGGGAGCCGCGGCTCTGCCGGCCCGTCACGGGCACCGGCGGCCCCGAG GTCTTTGTGTTCGATGTGGGGAAGAATGCCTGGAAATCCTATGACTGGTCGAAAATTACAACTGTGGCAGCTTTCGGGAAATACGATCCAGAGCTTATGTGCCACGCTCATTCCAAAGGCGCCAGGGTAGTGCTAAAAG GTGATGTACCTCTTAAGGAAATTGTTGATCCTGCTAAAAGAACAGCCTGGATATCCCAACAGGTGGACCTTGCCAAAAAGCAGTATATGGATGGAATTAATATAGATATAGAGCAAGAAGTCAATGAAACCTCCCCTGAATATTATGCATTGACAGAGCTTGTTAAAGAAACTACAGATGCTTTTCACAGAGAGATTCCAGGATCACag gtaaCATTTGATGTGGCTTGGTCCCCTGCATGCATAGATAAAAGGTGCTACAACTACACTGGGATTGCAGATGCCTGTGATTTCTTATTTGTGATGTCTTACGATGAACAGAGCCAGATCTGGACCGATTGTGTTGCAAAAGCCAACGCTCCTTACCTTCAGACTTTAATTG GATATGAAGAGTACATTACTATGGGCATTGATCCTAAGAAGCTTGTGATGGGCGTCCCCTGGTATGGCTATGATTACGTCTGCCTAAATTTATCTGAG gatcaTGTTTGTTCCCTTTCCAAAATACCTTTCCGTGGGGCTCCTTGCAGTGATGCTGCAGGGCGTCAGGTCCCCTACGGAGCAATAATGAAGCAGGTGAACAGTTCTATTTCAGGGGTGCTATGGAATGAGGTACAGAAGTCTCCGTTTTATGAATACAAG GATTCTCTTGGTCAGTTCCACCAAGTATGGTTTGATGACCCTCGCAGCATCTCTCTTAAAGCGGCATATGTGAAGAACAGAGGCCTAAGGGGCATTGGCATGTGGAATGGAAATAGTCTTGACTATTccagggaagctgcagcagaACAACAAACCGAAGCAATGTGGCAAGCCCTGACACT TTACTGGGAAACCAACATAAAGCAATAG